One window of Jannaschia sp. CCS1 genomic DNA carries:
- the gshB gene encoding glutathione synthase yields MLIAFQMDPIEDVDIDADSSFRLAEEAQARGHDLMVYTPDDLFYREDKVCARARRISVQRVKGDHVVAQAPEIVDLAEVDVIWLRQDPPFDMGYITTTHLLDRLRDKTLVVNDPFWVRNSPEKLMVLDYPDLTPPTMIARDIDMLKAFKEEHGDVILKPLYGNGGAGVFRLTPEDRNLTSLHELFTGINREPLIMQKFLPDVSAGDKRVILVDGEPVGGINRVPAKGEVRSNMHVGGRPEATALTEREREICAIIGPRLKEMGQVFVGIDVIGGWLTEINVTSPTGIQELERFDGVNIAARIWDAIEDRHAAMP; encoded by the coding sequence ATGTTGATCGCATTTCAGATGGATCCGATCGAAGACGTGGACATCGACGCGGATTCGTCTTTTCGATTGGCGGAAGAGGCGCAGGCGCGCGGGCATGATCTGATGGTCTATACGCCCGACGATCTGTTCTACCGTGAAGACAAGGTCTGCGCTCGGGCCCGCCGCATCAGCGTGCAGCGCGTTAAAGGCGACCACGTGGTAGCGCAGGCCCCTGAGATTGTGGATCTGGCGGAGGTCGATGTGATCTGGCTGCGTCAGGACCCGCCTTTTGACATGGGCTATATCACGACGACGCATCTGCTGGACCGTCTGCGCGACAAGACGCTGGTGGTGAATGATCCGTTCTGGGTGCGCAATTCGCCCGAAAAGCTGATGGTCCTGGACTACCCCGACCTCACACCGCCCACGATGATCGCCCGCGACATCGACATGCTGAAGGCGTTCAAGGAGGAGCACGGGGACGTGATCCTCAAGCCGCTCTACGGCAATGGCGGCGCGGGCGTGTTTCGCCTGACGCCCGAGGACCGCAACCTGACGTCGCTCCACGAGTTGTTCACCGGCATCAACCGGGAGCCGCTTATCATGCAGAAGTTCCTTCCCGATGTCTCCGCTGGCGATAAACGCGTGATCCTGGTGGATGGGGAGCCCGTGGGCGGCATCAATCGCGTCCCGGCCAAGGGCGAGGTCCGCTCCAACATGCATGTCGGCGGACGGCCCGAGGCCACGGCCCTGACCGAGCGGGAGAGAGAAATCTGCGCCATCATCGGCCCGCGCCTGAAGGAGATGGGACAAGTGTTTGTGGGCATTGACGTGATCGGAGGCTGGCTGACCGAGATCAACGTGACCTCACCCACCGGCATTCAGGAATTGGAGCGGTTTGACGGCGTCAACATCGCCGCCCGGATCTGGGACGCCATCGAGGACCGCCACGCGGCGATGCCCTAG
- a CDS encoding YifB family Mg chelatase-like AAA ATPase: MFEATSPDALALTHTVAFEGLDARRVEVQCAVTAGLPGFAIVGLPDKAVSEARERVRTALQAMAIALPSRRITVNLSPADIPKEGSHFDLPIALALLAALGILPKERVEGTLSLGELSLNGRLVPVLGALPAALAAGEDNRTLLCPSGCGAEAAWVGATPVFAAASLGDLIAHLTDRAPLEPASPGEVAADPGPKCMSEVRGQERAKRALEIAAAGRHHLMMVGSPGSGKSMLAARLPGILPALSAAEALETSMIHSLSGLLDEGGISRTRPYRAPHHTASMPAIVGGGRGAKPGEISLAHNGVLFLDELPEYPRAVLETLRQPIETGDVVVARANAHVTYPCRFLLIAAANPCRCGNLYDADAACNRAPICGQDYMGKISGPLMDRFDLRLEVPPVAYSDLDLPASGETSTVIAARVAQARDVQAARFSALGASARVNADAEGALLDQIATPDSEGKAMLLQAADKFKLTARGYHRVLRLARTIADLDGVETVSVPHIAEAVGYRLIGARDV; the protein is encoded by the coding sequence ATGTTTGAAGCCACCAGTCCAGACGCCCTCGCCCTCACCCATACCGTCGCGTTTGAGGGCCTTGATGCCCGCCGCGTGGAAGTGCAATGCGCCGTCACGGCGGGCCTGCCGGGCTTTGCCATCGTGGGCCTGCCCGACAAGGCCGTGTCCGAGGCGCGCGAGAGGGTGCGCACCGCCCTGCAGGCCATGGCCATCGCGCTGCCGTCGCGCCGGATCACGGTGAACCTGTCGCCCGCTGACATTCCCAAAGAGGGCTCTCACTTCGACCTGCCCATCGCTCTGGCTTTGCTGGCGGCCTTGGGGATCTTGCCGAAAGAGCGCGTGGAAGGCACGCTGTCGCTGGGTGAATTGTCCTTGAACGGGCGCCTGGTGCCGGTTCTTGGCGCATTGCCCGCAGCCCTCGCAGCGGGGGAGGACAACCGCACGCTACTGTGTCCATCCGGATGCGGGGCGGAGGCGGCTTGGGTGGGCGCGACACCCGTATTCGCCGCTGCGTCGCTTGGTGATTTGATCGCACATCTGACCGACCGCGCACCGTTGGAGCCCGCGTCACCCGGAGAAGTCGCCGCCGACCCAGGTCCCAAATGCATGTCAGAGGTCCGGGGGCAGGAACGGGCCAAACGGGCGCTGGAGATCGCGGCGGCCGGACGGCACCACCTTATGATGGTGGGCTCTCCGGGGTCCGGCAAGTCGATGCTGGCGGCGCGATTGCCGGGGATTCTGCCCGCGTTATCCGCGGCGGAGGCGTTAGAGACGTCGATGATCCACTCTCTGTCGGGTCTTTTGGACGAGGGTGGGATTTCCCGCACGCGACCCTACCGCGCCCCGCATCATACGGCATCGATGCCTGCGATTGTGGGCGGTGGTCGCGGCGCGAAACCCGGTGAGATCAGTCTGGCGCATAACGGCGTGCTGTTTCTGGATGAGCTGCCTGAATATCCGCGCGCCGTGTTGGAGACCCTGCGCCAACCGATTGAGACGGGCGATGTCGTCGTCGCCCGCGCCAACGCCCATGTGACCTATCCCTGCCGGTTTCTTCTGATCGCCGCCGCCAATCCCTGCCGGTGCGGGAACCTGTATGATGCCGATGCTGCCTGCAATCGCGCGCCGATCTGCGGGCAGGATTATATGGGAAAGATCTCAGGACCCTTGATGGACCGGTTTGATCTGCGGCTGGAGGTGCCGCCTGTTGCCTATTCGGACCTCGACCTGCCCGCCTCCGGCGAGACCAGCACCGTGATCGCCGCGCGTGTCGCGCAGGCGCGCGACGTGCAGGCGGCTCGCTTTTCCGCCCTGGGGGCGTCAGCGCGGGTGAATGCCGATGCGGAAGGCGCGCTGCTGGATCAGATCGCGACACCCGATAGCGAGGGCAAGGCGATGCTGCTGCAAGCGGCGGACAAGTTCAAACTGACCGCACGCGGGTATCACCGCGTCCTGCGACTGGCGCGCACCATTGCCGATCTGGATGGGGTGGAGACGGTCAGCGTGCCCCATATCGCCGAGGCGGTGGGGTATCGGCTGATCGGTGCGCGCGACGTCTAG
- a CDS encoding glutathione S-transferase translates to MTYDLLIGQQSYSSWSLRAWLAFAPFDIPTTLHKVEIYGDTFYDDVAAFGAVRTVPAVRTPEGGMLSDSIAIAWHVADAFPDRGVMPSDPVQRAEAMSIIAEMHDGFTALRGACPVNLRTAWAGFEPSEGVLADVARFEEVMARAINRSGGPFLYGTFTLADAFYAPLATRLLTYGLPMSSTAQAYAKAIVTHPSFVDWRNAGMEETQEIARYDKAPLERVPFPTFA, encoded by the coding sequence ATGACCTATGATCTTCTTATCGGACAGCAATCCTATTCCAGCTGGTCCCTACGCGCCTGGCTGGCATTCGCCCCCTTCGACATCCCCACCACGCTCCACAAGGTGGAGATCTATGGAGACACCTTCTACGACGACGTCGCGGCCTTTGGCGCAGTGCGCACCGTCCCCGCCGTTCGCACGCCCGAAGGTGGAATGCTGTCGGACAGTATCGCGATTGCCTGGCATGTGGCGGACGCATTCCCGGATCGCGGCGTGATGCCGTCGGACCCGGTCCAGCGGGCCGAGGCGATGTCGATCATCGCTGAGATGCACGACGGCTTCACCGCCCTGCGCGGCGCGTGCCCCGTCAACCTGCGCACTGCCTGGGCCGGGTTCGAGCCGTCCGAGGGCGTTCTGGCTGACGTCGCCCGGTTTGAAGAGGTTATGGCGCGCGCCATCAACCGCTCTGGCGGGCCGTTTCTTTACGGCACCTTCACCCTGGCCGATGCCTTTTACGCCCCTCTCGCCACGCGGCTTCTGACCTATGGCTTGCCGATGTCCAGCACGGCGCAGGCCTATGCCAAGGCGATTGTCACCCATCCGTCCTTCGTGGATTGGCGCAACGCGGGCATGGAAGAAACGCAAGAGATCGCGCGCTATGACAAAGCGCCGTTGGAGCGGGTGCCGTTCCCGACCTTTGCCTAG
- a CDS encoding histidine phosphatase family protein, with amino-acid sequence MSRLFLIRHGPTHQTVFTGWRDVPADLSDTAAVARMRDHLPLGVPIISSDLIRCVATADAIAGGRLRLPHDRDLREFDFGAWDGLGFEEVGNRDPVLSRAFWDDPGDVTPPGGESWNDVATRVSAAITRHMAAHGDLIVVAHFGAILCQIGMLTGQTPKQIIAQKIDPLSVSEMRFNGTAWTLASVNHCP; translated from the coding sequence GTGAGCCGCCTGTTTCTGATCCGCCATGGACCCACGCATCAGACTGTCTTCACCGGCTGGCGTGATGTGCCCGCCGACCTGTCAGATACCGCCGCCGTGGCGCGGATGCGCGATCATCTGCCGTTGGGCGTGCCGATCATCTCGTCTGACCTGATCCGGTGCGTGGCCACTGCCGATGCCATTGCCGGGGGCCGCTTGCGCCTGCCCCATGACCGGGATCTGCGGGAGTTTGATTTCGGCGCATGGGACGGGCTGGGGTTTGAGGAGGTCGGCAATCGTGATCCCGTCCTCAGCCGCGCCTTCTGGGACGATCCCGGCGATGTGACGCCACCGGGCGGCGAAAGCTGGAATGACGTGGCCACTCGCGTCAGCGCGGCCATCACGCGGCACATGGCAGCCCATGGCGATCTGATCGTCGTCGCCCATTTCGGCGCGATCCTGTGCCAGATCGGGATGCTCACGGGGCAAACGCCCAAACAGATCATCGCCCAGAAAATCGACCCACTTTCCGTTTCCGAGATGCGGTTCAACGGGACCGCGTGGACCCTCGCCTCAGTCAATCACTGCCCCTGA
- the cobU gene encoding bifunctional adenosylcobinamide kinase/adenosylcobinamide-phosphate guanylyltransferase: protein MRLPPLTLVLGGASSGKSAFAERQVRQCGLAKVYIATAEALDGEMAEKIAAHRAQRVGQGWRTLEAPHETAKALTEIEAGEVALLDCVTLWLTNLMVDDGDWDEELEILIDVLLQMRAPVVLVSNDVSGGVMPDNALARAFQRAQGEVNQRLAAHADLVVHVTAGLPVVLKGQPQLDDVDQPW from the coding sequence TTGCGCCTCCCCCCCCTCACCCTCGTGCTTGGTGGTGCCTCCAGCGGCAAATCCGCCTTCGCGGAACGCCAGGTGCGCCAATGTGGCTTGGCCAAAGTCTACATCGCCACAGCCGAAGCCCTCGACGGCGAGATGGCGGAAAAAATTGCGGCCCATCGCGCGCAGCGGGTCGGTCAGGGCTGGCGCACGCTGGAAGCCCCCCATGAGACGGCCAAGGCCCTCACCGAGATCGAGGCAGGCGAAGTGGCGCTTCTGGACTGCGTGACCCTGTGGCTGACAAACCTGATGGTCGATGATGGGGATTGGGATGAAGAGCTTGAGATCCTGATCGACGTTCTTCTGCAAATGCGCGCGCCCGTGGTGCTTGTCAGCAACGACGTCTCGGGCGGTGTGATGCCGGACAACGCCCTGGCCCGCGCGTTCCAGCGCGCCCAGGGCGAGGTCAACCAACGCCTCGCCGCCCATGCCGATCTGGTGGTCCATGTCACCGCCGGATTGCCTGTTGTGCTGAAGGGGCAGCCACAGCTTGATGACGTGGACCAGCCGTGGTGA
- a CDS encoding RNA polymerase factor sigma-32, whose product MAFDMGDQSLSRRAMKAELLDAETELRLAYAWRDDRCEESLHRLVTAYMRLAISMAAKFKRYGAPMNDLIQEAGLGLMKAADKFDPDRGVRFSTYAVWWIKASIQDHVMRNWSMVRTGSTSSQKSLFFNMRRVQARLEREAMKSGDTLDKHQLRQMIATEVGVPLHDVEMMEGRLAGSDYSLNATQSAEDEGREWIDTLEDDGEQAEHIVEHFHDTAQLRDWLIASMNALNDRERFIVRERKLREDPRTLESLGTELGLSKERVRQLEAAAFGKMRKTLEAQSKEVRSFLAV is encoded by the coding sequence ATGGCATTTGATATGGGAGATCAGTCTCTGTCCCGTCGCGCGATGAAGGCAGAGTTGTTGGACGCAGAAACCGAGTTGCGCCTTGCCTATGCGTGGCGCGATGACCGCTGCGAGGAAAGCCTGCACCGGCTGGTGACGGCCTATATGCGCCTTGCGATTTCCATGGCCGCCAAGTTCAAACGCTATGGCGCGCCGATGAACGACCTGATCCAGGAAGCCGGTCTGGGCCTGATGAAGGCCGCCGACAAGTTCGACCCCGACCGTGGCGTGCGGTTTTCGACCTATGCCGTCTGGTGGATCAAGGCGAGCATTCAGGATCATGTGATGCGCAACTGGTCGATGGTGCGCACGGGCTCCACCTCCTCGCAAAAGTCCCTGTTTTTCAACATGCGCCGGGTCCAGGCGCGGTTGGAGCGGGAGGCCATGAAGTCGGGCGACACTCTGGATAAACATCAGCTGCGCCAGATGATCGCGACCGAAGTAGGGGTCCCCCTTCATGACGTCGAGATGATGGAAGGACGCCTTGCGGGTTCGGATTATTCGCTGAATGCGACCCAATCCGCCGAGGATGAGGGCCGCGAGTGGATCGATACGCTGGAAGATGATGGCGAGCAGGCTGAGCACATTGTTGAGCATTTCCACGACACCGCGCAGTTGCGTGACTGGCTGATCGCGTCGATGAATGCGCTGAATGACCGTGAGAGGTTCATCGTGCGCGAGCGCAAGTTGCGGGAAGATCCCCGGACGCTGGAAAGCCTGGGGACGGAGCTTGGCCTGTCCAAGGAGCGCGTGCGCCAGTTGGAAGCCGCGGCGTTCGGCAAGATGCGCAAGACGCTGGAGGCGCAGTCGAAGGAGGTCCGGTCATTCCTCGCCGTTTGA
- the coaBC gene encoding bifunctional phosphopantothenoylcysteine decarboxylase/phosphopantothenate--cysteine ligase CoaBC — translation MLTGKRILLIIGGGIAAFKSLDLIRRLRDQGALVVPVLTRSAEEFVTPLSVSALAAQKVYRDLFDLTDEAEMGHIELSRAADLVVVAPATADLMAKMAAGLANDLASTLLMATDKRVLIAPSMNVRMWEHPATRRNLAVLQGDGVLVVGPDEGNMACGEYGPGRMADVPEIIEAVGAALGDGSMKDRHVIVTSGPTHEPIDPVRYIANRSSGAQGGAMAAALRDLGARVTFVTGPADVPPPAGVDVVRVETAREMLSAVQAAHPADAAVFAAAVADWRVENASGSKMKKDGSGNAPALEFTENPDILAGVARMEEGRPKLVVGFAAETDNVVENATAKRLRKGCDWIVANDVSSETGIMGGDENAIVLIDGDGAESWPRLPKAEVAKRLARRIADAIGAV, via the coding sequence ATGCTAACGGGCAAGCGGATTTTGTTGATCATCGGCGGCGGAATTGCGGCGTTCAAGTCACTCGACCTGATCCGCCGCCTGCGCGATCAGGGGGCCTTGGTCGTGCCGGTTCTGACCCGCTCGGCGGAAGAGTTTGTGACGCCCTTGTCGGTCTCGGCTTTGGCGGCGCAGAAGGTTTACCGCGATCTGTTTGACCTGACCGACGAGGCGGAGATGGGGCATATCGAATTGTCACGCGCCGCCGATCTTGTGGTCGTGGCGCCTGCAACGGCGGATCTGATGGCAAAGATGGCCGCGGGGCTGGCGAATGATCTGGCTTCTACTCTTCTGATGGCGACCGATAAGCGCGTGTTGATCGCGCCGTCGATGAATGTGCGGATGTGGGAGCATCCGGCGACCCGGCGCAATCTGGCGGTGTTGCAGGGGGACGGCGTTTTGGTCGTGGGTCCGGATGAGGGCAACATGGCGTGCGGAGAATACGGACCGGGCCGCATGGCTGACGTGCCGGAGATTATCGAGGCCGTGGGGGCTGCGCTTGGGGACGGGTCAATGAAAGACCGCCACGTGATTGTGACGTCCGGTCCCACCCACGAGCCGATTGATCCGGTGCGCTATATTGCCAACCGGTCTTCGGGCGCGCAGGGGGGCGCGATGGCCGCGGCGCTGCGCGATCTGGGCGCGAGGGTGACGTTTGTCACGGGCCCCGCAGATGTGCCGCCTCCGGCGGGTGTCGATGTGGTGCGGGTAGAGACGGCGCGAGAGATGTTGTCGGCGGTTCAGGCCGCTCATCCAGCCGATGCGGCTGTCTTCGCGGCTGCGGTGGCCGACTGGCGGGTTGAAAACGCCTCCGGCTCAAAGATGAAGAAAGATGGATCCGGCAACGCGCCAGCGCTGGAGTTCACGGAGAACCCGGACATCCTTGCGGGCGTGGCTCGGATGGAGGAGGGGCGGCCAAAGCTGGTGGTGGGCTTTGCGGCTGAGACCGACAATGTGGTTGAGAATGCCACCGCCAAGCGCCTGCGCAAGGGCTGCGACTGGATCGTGGCCAATGATGTCTCCTCGGAGACGGGCATTATGGGCGGCGATGAGAATGCGATTGTCTTGATTGACGGGGACGGGGCGGAGAGCTGGCCCAGATTGCCGAAGGCGGAGGTCGCCAAACGGTTGGCGCGGCGCATCGCGGACGCGATTGGTGCGGTTTGA
- the dut gene encoding dUTP diphosphatase, whose amino-acid sequence MREAWADPSVPLPAYATAGAAGADLRANFEGGQGVVVQPGARALISTGLRVALAEGFEMQIRPRSGLALTHGVTLANAPGTIDADYRGPLGVILINLGAEAFMVEHGARIAQAVVAPVVQARFERVDALEETARGAGGFGSTGTR is encoded by the coding sequence ATGCGAGAGGCATGGGCTGATCCATCGGTGCCGCTGCCGGCCTATGCCACTGCGGGGGCCGCGGGCGCGGATCTGCGCGCGAATTTTGAGGGTGGGCAAGGGGTTGTGGTGCAACCCGGTGCGCGAGCGCTGATCTCGACAGGACTTCGCGTGGCCCTTGCGGAGGGGTTTGAGATGCAGATCCGGCCCCGGTCCGGGCTGGCGCTGACGCATGGTGTGACCCTGGCCAATGCACCCGGTACGATTGATGCCGATTACCGCGGGCCGTTGGGGGTGATCCTGATCAATCTTGGGGCGGAGGCCTTTATGGTGGAGCACGGCGCGCGGATTGCGCAGGCGGTGGTAGCACCCGTGGTGCAGGCCAGGTTTGAGCGTGTTGACGCCCTGGAAGAGACGGCGCGCGGCGCGGGTGGGTTTGGGTCCACAGGGACGCGCTGA
- a CDS encoding HesA/MoeB/ThiF family protein, giving the protein MVFVFFLAGILWALGHLMKVPMAARLNMLALLYVAVLAVQVALPDGHALREMTGGSIALWLLLGAGLVLVLAYRAVLTRLRGQAEEIEAEREASTAAPTGPFLDVELERYARHITLPDIGGGGQLALKQASVLVVGAGGLGSPVLLYLAAAGVGRIGVIDADRVSLSNLQRQVIHTDARSDMPKVFSAELAMTALNPHIDVRPYNRDLTAEIAEGLFSEYDLVVDGTDSFAVRDMINRAAVAAGRPVIAGAISAWEGQVTLYDPAGGAPCMACIFPDAPAPGLSATCAEAGVIGALPGIIGSMMALEVIKEITGAGEGLRGRMLIYDALHAESRVISVQRRVDCSVCDGV; this is encoded by the coding sequence ATGGTGTTTGTGTTCTTTCTTGCCGGGATCTTGTGGGCGCTGGGTCATCTGATGAAGGTGCCCATGGCGGCGCGGCTGAACATGCTGGCGCTGCTGTATGTTGCGGTTCTGGCGGTGCAGGTCGCCCTGCCCGACGGTCACGCGCTGCGGGAGATGACGGGCGGGTCGATCGCGCTTTGGCTGTTGTTGGGGGCGGGCCTTGTGCTGGTCCTGGCGTACCGCGCGGTGTTGACGCGATTGCGGGGACAGGCCGAGGAGATCGAAGCGGAGAGGGAGGCCAGCACCGCTGCGCCCACCGGCCCGTTTCTGGATGTCGAATTAGAGCGATATGCGCGCCACATCACTCTGCCGGATATCGGTGGCGGTGGGCAGCTGGCGTTGAAACAGGCCTCTGTGCTGGTGGTCGGGGCCGGGGGATTGGGGTCCCCGGTGCTGCTGTATCTGGCGGCGGCGGGTGTGGGGCGGATCGGGGTGATTGATGCCGACCGAGTCAGCCTGTCGAACCTGCAACGGCAGGTGATCCATACCGACGCGCGCAGCGATATGCCCAAGGTGTTTTCAGCCGAGTTGGCGATGACGGCGCTCAACCCCCATATCGACGTGCGCCCCTACAACCGGGACCTGACCGCGGAGATCGCGGAGGGCCTGTTCAGCGAGTACGATCTGGTCGTTGATGGCACCGACAGTTTCGCAGTGCGCGACATGATCAACCGGGCGGCCGTGGCGGCGGGCCGTCCGGTGATTGCCGGAGCCATCTCCGCCTGGGAGGGGCAGGTGACGCTGTACGATCCCGCCGGGGGCGCGCCCTGCATGGCGTGTATCTTCCCGGATGCGCCGGCGCCGGGCCTGTCAGCGACCTGCGCGGAGGCTGGTGTTATCGGCGCGCTGCCGGGGATCATCGGGTCGATGATGGCGCTTGAGGTGATCAAGGAGATCACCGGCGCGGGCGAAGGCCTGCGCGGACGCATGCTGATTTACGACGCACTCCATGCGGAAAGCCGCGTGATTTCCGTGCAGCGCCGCGTGGACTGCTCGGTTTGCGACGGGGTTTGA
- a CDS encoding substrate-binding periplasmic protein — MTRFFAAALAAPLAALMPFAAAADGHLPDLGGQEVVIVTENAYPPLQFVDPVSGLAIGWEYDAVEILAERLNFTPVIENISWDAMIPAVSGGQYDMGMTGITIREDRDELVDFSVPYMVSQMRMLVAADETRFDDAESFAADEDLLIGTQAGTTPFYVGVYDVLDGDEANPRLVLLETIPAAIQALITGDVDMVLADSAGGQGYVSANPDRLQMIGEPLGTEEFGFIFPNDSELTAAINAGLDSMREDGTLEELDQRWFVDYALGQ; from the coding sequence ATGACTCGTTTTTTCGCCGCCGCCTTGGCCGCCCCTCTGGCCGCTTTGATGCCTTTTGCCGCCGCCGCCGATGGGCATTTGCCTGATCTGGGCGGGCAGGAGGTCGTGATCGTCACGGAAAACGCCTATCCGCCGTTGCAATTCGTGGACCCCGTGAGTGGCCTTGCGATTGGGTGGGAATATGACGCGGTGGAGATCCTGGCGGAGCGCCTGAACTTCACGCCCGTCATCGAGAATATCAGCTGGGACGCGATGATCCCCGCCGTCTCGGGCGGGCAGTACGATATGGGCATGACGGGCATCACCATCCGCGAAGATCGCGATGAGCTGGTCGATTTCTCCGTCCCCTACATGGTCAGCCAGATGCGCATGCTGGTGGCCGCCGATGAGACGCGCTTTGACGATGCCGAGAGCTTTGCCGCAGACGAGGATCTGTTGATCGGGACGCAGGCGGGCACCACGCCGTTCTATGTGGGCGTTTACGATGTGCTGGATGGGGATGAGGCCAATCCGCGCCTTGTTCTGCTGGAGACGATCCCGGCGGCGATCCAGGCGCTGATCACCGGCGATGTGGATATGGTGCTGGCCGATAGCGCGGGTGGGCAGGGCTATGTCAGCGCCAATCCCGACCGGTTGCAGATGATCGGGGAGCCGCTTGGCACCGAGGAATTTGGCTTCATCTTCCCCAATGACAGCGAGCTGACGGCGGCGATCAACGCCGGTCTGGACAGCATGCGCGAGGATGGGACCCTGGAGGAGTTGGACCAGCGCTGGTTTGTCGATTACGCGCTCGGCCAGTAA
- a CDS encoding amino acid ABC transporter permease, which produces MLSRSPQDQDFPWWLVALGVFAAYALWQLWTSEIYWQVLTTLRRGVWITVIVTLVGFAMASLMGLGLALMSLSRRLIPRQIARFYIEVVRGVPIIVLLLYIAFVFAPGLVAAYNWVAEALGMEGVRTRDFPLLWRAVIALAIGYSAFIAEVFRAGLQSVDPGQIEAANALGLNRWNRFRHIIFPQAIRTILPPLGNDFVAMVKDSSLVSVLGVLDVTQLGKVTAASNFRYFETYNVVALIYLTITVTLSILLRRMEKRMRQGERR; this is translated from the coding sequence ATGCTTTCCCGCTCCCCCCAGGACCAGGATTTCCCGTGGTGGCTTGTCGCTTTGGGCGTGTTTGCGGCCTATGCTTTGTGGCAGCTTTGGACCAGTGAGATCTACTGGCAGGTGCTGACAACGCTTCGGCGCGGCGTGTGGATCACCGTGATCGTGACGCTTGTTGGCTTCGCCATGGCGAGCCTGATGGGCCTGGGCCTCGCGTTGATGAGCCTGTCACGCCGCCTGATCCCGCGCCAGATCGCGCGCTTTTATATCGAGGTTGTGCGCGGTGTGCCGATCATCGTCCTGCTTCTCTACATCGCCTTCGTTTTCGCGCCCGGCTTGGTGGCCGCGTATAATTGGGTGGCGGAGGCGCTGGGGATGGAGGGTGTCCGCACCCGCGATTTCCCACTGCTTTGGCGGGCTGTGATCGCGCTCGCCATCGGCTATTCCGCCTTCATCGCCGAGGTGTTTCGCGCGGGGCTGCAATCGGTCGATCCGGGGCAGATCGAGGCCGCGAATGCGCTGGGTCTGAACCGATGGAACAGGTTTCGCCACATCATCTTTCCCCAGGCGATCCGCACGATCCTGCCGCCGTTGGGTAATGATTTCGTGGCGATGGTGAAGGACAGCTCCCTCGTGTCGGTCCTTGGAGTGTTGGATGTGACGCAGTTGGGCAAGGTTACGGCGGCGTCGAATTTCCGGTACTTCGAGACGTATAATGTGGTGGCGCTGATCTATCTGACGATCACGGTGACCTTGTCCATCCTGTTGCGGCGGATGGAAAAACGGATGCGGCAGGGTGAGCGGCGGTAA